In the Phaseolus vulgaris cultivar G19833 chromosome 7, P. vulgaris v2.0, whole genome shotgun sequence genome, one interval contains:
- the LOC137827971 gene encoding uncharacterized protein — protein sequence MAWRSGSFSRSLVSSARASLRPAAPSALPRLRPPPVTAPRVQSRRFSMPATRSRFSPFCCLCLFNDNQNRVEFGAIGLHRITFTSAQYNGYYLHDFTHYCRCSCLLRAVSWYLPSFLSRSLIVSLEWKRWVMRQDIDHLPMAREDCCIVILIPEVREEAVGFS from the exons ATGGCTTGGCGTTCTGGTTCTTTCTCTCGTTCCTTAGTATCCTCAGCTAGGGCTTCTCTCCGgccggcggcgccttcagcactTCCCCGCCTCCGTCCGCCACCAGTCACTGCTCCTCGCGTCCAGTCCCGTCGCTTTTCCATGCCGGCTACCAGGTCTCGCTTTTCGCCGTTTTGCTGTCTCTGCTTATTTAACGATAACCAAAATCGCGTC GAATTTGGGGCAATTGGGCTGCATAGAATCACTTTTACCTCTGCACAGTACAATGGCTATTACCTGCATGACTTCACACATTACTGTCGGTGCTCGTGCCTGTTGCGAGCTGTCTCATGGTACCTTCCGTCGTTCTTGTCAAGATCGCTAATAGTCTCTTT GGAATGGAAAAGATGGGTGATGCGCCAGGACATTGATCATCTTCCAATGGCAAGAGAAGATTGCTGCATA GTGATCCTGATTCCTGAG GTACGTGAGGAAGCTGTTGGATTTTCATAG